A region from the Variovorax sp. V93 genome encodes:
- a CDS encoding branched-chain amino acid ABC transporter permease codes for MNEPSTYQSALLHKARWRPLEFVVWAVAFALPFLMPSHSLLVNEIAIVALFAMSLDLILGYTGIVSLGHAAFFGFGAYAAALFAKLVMPDPTVGLVVATALSALLGLVASVTILRGSDLTRLMVTLGTALLLLELANKLDWLTGGADGLQGVVMGPVLGLFAFDLYGRTAAWYSLTVMLLLFLVMRRIVHSPFGATLKAIRDNRLRAMAIGIPVVSRVVVIYTVAAGIAGAAGALLAQTTGFASLDVLAFDRSADVLLMLVIGGVGWLYGGVAGAIVFKLLQNWLSAVTPQYWMFWIGLLLVLLVLVGRDRVLKPWTWLGKKKGGAA; via the coding sequence ATGAACGAGCCTTCGACGTACCAATCGGCCCTGCTGCACAAGGCGCGCTGGCGCCCGCTCGAGTTCGTGGTGTGGGCCGTGGCGTTCGCGCTGCCGTTCCTCATGCCCTCGCATTCGCTGCTGGTCAACGAGATCGCCATCGTCGCGCTGTTCGCGATGTCGCTCGACCTGATCCTCGGCTACACCGGGATCGTCTCGCTCGGCCATGCGGCCTTCTTCGGCTTCGGCGCCTATGCCGCGGCGCTGTTCGCCAAGCTCGTGATGCCGGACCCGACCGTGGGGCTGGTGGTGGCCACCGCGCTGTCGGCCCTGCTCGGCCTGGTGGCCAGCGTGACGATCCTGCGCGGCAGCGACCTGACGCGGCTGATGGTCACGCTGGGCACCGCGCTGCTGTTGCTCGAACTCGCCAACAAGCTCGACTGGCTCACCGGCGGCGCCGACGGCCTGCAGGGCGTGGTGATGGGGCCGGTGCTCGGCCTGTTCGCGTTCGACCTCTACGGCCGCACCGCGGCCTGGTATTCGCTGACGGTGATGCTGCTGCTGTTCCTGGTGATGCGCCGCATCGTGCATTCGCCCTTCGGCGCCACCCTCAAGGCGATCCGCGACAACCGGCTGCGCGCCATGGCCATCGGCATTCCGGTGGTGTCGCGGGTCGTCGTCATCTACACCGTGGCGGCCGGCATTGCCGGTGCCGCGGGCGCGCTGCTGGCGCAGACCACGGGCTTTGCCTCGCTCGACGTGCTGGCCTTCGACCGCTCGGCCGACGTGCTGCTGATGCTGGTGATCGGCGGCGTGGGCTGGCTCTATGGCGGCGTGGCGGGCGCCATCGTCTTCAAGCTGCTGCAGAACTGGCTCTCGGCCGTGACGCCGCAATACTGGATGTTCTGGATCGGCCTCCTGCTGGTGCTGCTGGTGCTCGTGGGACGCGACCGCGTGCTCAAGCCGTGGACCTGGCTCGGCAAGAAGAAGGGCGGTGCCGCATGA
- a CDS encoding ABC transporter ATP-binding protein yields the protein MTETVLSTQGLVMRFGGITATNNVTMELKRGARHALIGPNGAGKTTLINLLTGVLVPTEGRISLLGEDITALAPHKRVARGLVRTFQINQLFDSMTPLETLALVVSQHQGIASQWWRPLGASKAVTERAAQLLEQFHLGDVAQQQTKFMAYGKRRLLEIAIALACEPRVLLLDEPVAGVPAGEREELLQTVAALPADVSVLLIEHDMDLVFSFADRMTVLVNGTLLTEGDPETIANDPKVKEVYLGHGEAVHV from the coding sequence ATGACCGAGACCGTGCTTTCGACGCAAGGCCTGGTGATGCGCTTCGGCGGCATCACGGCCACCAACAACGTCACGATGGAACTCAAGCGCGGCGCGCGCCATGCGCTGATCGGCCCCAACGGCGCCGGCAAGACCACGCTCATCAACCTGCTGACAGGCGTGCTCGTGCCCACGGAAGGCCGCATCTCGCTGCTCGGCGAAGACATCACCGCGCTCGCGCCGCACAAGCGCGTGGCGCGCGGCCTGGTGCGCACCTTCCAGATCAACCAGCTGTTCGACTCGATGACGCCGCTGGAAACGCTGGCGCTCGTGGTCTCGCAGCACCAGGGTATCGCGTCGCAATGGTGGCGCCCGCTGGGAGCGAGCAAGGCGGTGACGGAGCGCGCGGCGCAGCTGCTCGAGCAGTTCCACCTTGGCGACGTGGCGCAGCAGCAGACGAAGTTCATGGCCTACGGCAAGCGCCGCCTGCTGGAGATTGCGATTGCACTGGCCTGCGAGCCGCGCGTGCTGCTGCTCGACGAGCCCGTGGCGGGCGTGCCCGCCGGCGAGCGCGAGGAGCTGCTGCAGACCGTGGCCGCATTGCCGGCCGATGTGTCGGTGCTGCTGATCGAGCACGACATGGACCTGGTGTTCAGCTTTGCCGACCGCATGACGGTGCTGGTCAACGGCACCTTGCTGACCGAAGGCGATCCCGAAACCATCGCCAACGATCCGAAGGTGAAAGAGGTCTATCTGGGCCATGGAGAAGCCGTTCATGTCTGA
- a CDS encoding ABC transporter ATP-binding protein: MSELLRIENLSAGYGEAVVLHDVAFALGEGQTLALLGRNGTGKTTLINTLAGATRQHGGSISLGGLALHKLAPHQRAAAGIGWVPQERNIFKSLTVHENLTAVERPGKWNPQRVYEMFPRLAERKTNLGTQLSGGEQQMLAVGRALVLNPKLLLLDEPLEGLAPIIVEELLRAIRRITQDEGLAAIIVEQHPQAILAISDEAVVLDHGTIVHTDKAAALRAQPEVLDRLLGVAR, from the coding sequence ATGTCTGAGCTGCTGCGCATCGAGAACCTGAGCGCCGGCTACGGCGAGGCCGTGGTGCTGCACGACGTGGCGTTCGCGCTCGGCGAAGGCCAGACGCTGGCGCTGCTGGGCCGCAACGGCACGGGCAAGACCACGCTGATCAACACGCTGGCGGGTGCGACGCGGCAGCACGGCGGGAGCATCTCGCTCGGCGGCCTGGCGCTGCACAAGCTCGCGCCGCACCAGCGCGCGGCGGCCGGCATCGGCTGGGTGCCGCAGGAGCGCAACATCTTCAAGTCGCTCACGGTGCACGAGAACCTCACGGCGGTGGAGCGGCCAGGAAAATGGAACCCGCAGCGCGTCTACGAGATGTTCCCGCGCCTGGCCGAGCGCAAGACCAACCTCGGCACCCAGCTCTCGGGCGGCGAGCAGCAGATGCTGGCCGTGGGCCGCGCGCTGGTGCTGAACCCGAAGCTGCTGCTGCTCGACGAACCGCTCGAAGGGCTGGCGCCGATCATCGTGGAAGAGCTGCTGCGCGCGATCCGCCGCATCACGCAGGACGAGGGCTTGGCCGCGATCATCGTGGAGCAGCATCCGCAGGCGATCCTCGCGATTTCCGATGAAGCCGTGGTGCTCGACCACGGGACCATCGTGCATACCGACAAGGCGGCCGCGCTGCGCGCGCAGCCCGAGGTGCTGGACCGGCTGCTGGGCGTGGCGCGCTAG
- a CDS encoding DsbA family protein → MAAVNDGSTTTLHYIFDPMCGWCYAAAPLVEAARDVPGLRVAFHGGGMMTGANRRAITPQWREYVMPHDRRIAELTGQPFGEAYFEGLLRDTGAVMDSEPPTTAVLAAEALREGGGLDMIHRLQRAHYVEGRRVADADVLAALAAELGFDAGAFASAYSRLAGEATFEHIAASRRLLQRAGGRGFPTFVLAQADGSASRIEIGPWLGRTEEWKAQLARLVAPLPATAAAGAGPTACGPDGCAI, encoded by the coding sequence ATGGCCGCAGTGAACGACGGCAGCACCACGACGCTGCACTACATCTTCGATCCGATGTGCGGCTGGTGCTATGCAGCCGCGCCGCTGGTCGAGGCGGCGCGCGACGTGCCAGGTCTCAGGGTCGCCTTCCACGGCGGCGGCATGATGACCGGCGCCAACCGGCGCGCGATCACGCCGCAGTGGCGCGAGTACGTGATGCCGCACGACCGCCGCATCGCCGAGCTCACGGGCCAGCCCTTCGGCGAGGCCTACTTCGAGGGCCTGCTGCGCGACACCGGCGCGGTGATGGACTCCGAGCCGCCGACCACCGCGGTGCTCGCCGCCGAGGCGCTGCGCGAAGGCGGCGGCCTCGACATGATCCATCGGCTGCAGCGCGCCCACTATGTCGAAGGGCGGCGCGTTGCCGATGCGGATGTGCTTGCGGCGTTGGCAGCGGAGCTCGGCTTCGATGCAGGCGCCTTCGCATCGGCCTACTCGCGCCTTGCCGGCGAAGCGACCTTTGAGCACATCGCCGCGAGCCGCCGGCTGCTGCAGCGCGCGGGCGGCCGGGGCTTTCCGACCTTTGTGCTGGCGCAGGCCGACGGCAGCGCGAGCCGCATCGAGATCGGTCCCTGGCTCGGCCGTACCGAAGAATGGAAGGCGCAGCTCGCCAGGCTCGTGGCGCCCTTGCCTGCAACGGCGGCGGCTGGCGCCGGCCCGACCGCATGCGGGCCCGACGGCTGCGCAATCTGA
- a CDS encoding LysR family transcriptional regulator, which yields MRDFDLTTLRLFVAVCETRSIARAGEQASIVGSAISKRLAQLEDAVGTPLLLRKRRGVVPTPAGETLLEHARAMLGSAHRIERDMAAYAGGARGHVRILASASALAESLAEDVANFLQNPAHRNIRVDMEERVSPEIVRGIREGSASIGLCWDAADLDGLQRRDYRTDHLAIVAHPSHPAARDGQVRFEDVLDHEFVGMPALSAVQLMLAREAAVAGKPLVYRVLVSNFDAALRVVRAGLAISVVPAEVAQPFTDTYGLRLMPLADAWARRRFAICFRDEATLSPSAQLLVAHLERCATGRAAAV from the coding sequence ATGCGAGACTTCGACCTCACCACCCTCCGCCTCTTCGTCGCCGTCTGCGAGACCCGCAGCATCGCGCGCGCGGGCGAGCAGGCCAGCATCGTCGGCTCGGCCATCAGCAAGCGCCTGGCCCAGCTCGAGGACGCCGTCGGCACGCCGCTGCTGCTGCGCAAGCGCCGCGGCGTGGTGCCCACGCCCGCCGGCGAAACGCTGCTCGAGCATGCGCGCGCGATGCTCGGCAGCGCCCACCGCATCGAGCGCGACATGGCGGCCTATGCGGGCGGCGCGCGCGGGCATGTGCGCATCCTGGCTTCGGCCTCGGCGCTGGCCGAATCGCTGGCCGAGGACGTGGCGAACTTCCTGCAGAACCCGGCGCACCGCAACATCCGCGTCGACATGGAAGAGCGCGTCAGCCCCGAGATCGTGCGCGGCATCCGCGAAGGCAGCGCCTCGATCGGCCTGTGCTGGGACGCCGCCGACCTCGATGGGCTGCAGCGGCGCGACTACCGCACCGACCATCTGGCCATCGTGGCGCACCCTTCGCATCCCGCGGCGCGCGACGGCCAGGTGCGCTTCGAGGACGTGCTCGACCATGAGTTCGTCGGTATGCCCGCGCTGAGCGCCGTGCAGCTGATGCTCGCGCGCGAGGCGGCGGTGGCTGGCAAGCCGCTGGTGTACCGCGTGCTGGTGTCCAACTTCGATGCCGCCCTGCGCGTGGTGCGGGCCGGGCTTGCGATCAGCGTGGTGCCGGCCGAAGTGGCCCAGCCCTTTACCGACACCTACGGCCTTCGGCTGATGCCACTCGCCGACGCCTGGGCTCGCCGCCGCTTCGCCATCTGCTTCCGCGACGAAGCGACGCTCTCGCCGTCGGCGCAATTGCTGGTGGCGCATCTCGAACGGTGCGCCACCGGCCGCGCGGCCGCCGTCTGA